In Parasegetibacter sp. NRK P23, a single genomic region encodes these proteins:
- a CDS encoding ribose-phosphate pyrophosphokinase gives MQPSAKIFSGTGSQYLAEKIAQKFGIPLGKVTIQKFSDGEIQTVFQESIRGDMVFLVQSTFSPSDNLMELLLMIDAARRASAYKVIAVIPYYGYARQDRKDKPRVAIGSKLVANMLTAAGANRVVTMDLHAPQIQGYFDIPVDHLDSSAIFIPYIEQLKLENLTFAAPDVGSANRIREIASYFEAEMVICDKHRKRANEIASMVVIGDVAGRDVVLIDDICDTGGTLAKSAGLLKDKGARSVRALCTHPVLSGKAYENIENSVLEELVVCDTIPLKQESSKIKVLSVADLFAIAIRNAFENRSINSLFIHSQRRNS, from the coding sequence ATGCAACCGTCTGCCAAGATTTTTTCAGGTACCGGATCACAGTACCTGGCCGAGAAAATTGCCCAGAAATTCGGCATCCCCCTGGGAAAAGTGACCATTCAGAAATTCAGTGACGGCGAAATCCAGACCGTTTTCCAGGAAAGTATCCGCGGAGATATGGTTTTCCTGGTGCAAAGTACTTTCTCGCCCTCCGACAACCTGATGGAACTGCTCCTCATGATCGACGCCGCCAGAAGGGCCTCCGCCTACAAAGTGATCGCCGTGATACCGTATTATGGTTACGCCCGGCAGGACAGGAAAGATAAACCCCGCGTGGCCATTGGCTCCAAACTTGTGGCCAATATGCTCACCGCCGCCGGCGCCAACCGCGTGGTAACCATGGACCTCCACGCGCCGCAGATTCAGGGGTATTTTGATATCCCCGTAGATCACCTCGACAGCTCCGCTATTTTTATTCCCTATATCGAGCAACTTAAACTGGAAAACCTTACCTTTGCGGCCCCTGACGTGGGTAGCGCCAACAGGATCAGGGAAATCGCCAGTTATTTTGAAGCCGAAATGGTGATCTGCGACAAGCACCGAAAACGGGCCAACGAAATCGCAAGTATGGTGGTGATCGGTGATGTGGCAGGAAGAGATGTGGTGCTGATCGATGATATATGTGATACAGGCGGAACCTTGGCGAAAAGTGCCGGACTGCTGAAGGATAAGGGAGCGAGAAGCGTGAGAGCGCTCTGCACACACCCGGTACTCAGCGGAAAAGCCTACGAAAACATCGAAAACAGTGTGCTGGAAGAATTGGTGGTTTGTGATACCATCCCGCTGAAACAGGAATCGTCCAAAATAAAAGTGTTAAGTGTGGCCGATCTTTTCGCCATCGCCATCCGGAACGCTTTTGAGAACAGAAGCATCAACAGCCTGTTCATTCACAGCCAGCGGAGAAACAGTTGA
- a CDS encoding DUF3467 domain-containing protein has product MPVLKYIYSQFLIIMTQQNNQENQINIEISEEMAEGVYVNLAVITHSHAEFVVDFVNVMPGTPKSKVKSRIILTPQHAKRLMKALTDNVKRFETVNGPIQDLEEVQMPINFGGGPFPEA; this is encoded by the coding sequence ATCCCGGTACTTAAATACATTTACAGCCAATTCTTAATCATTATGACACAGCAAAATAACCAGGAGAACCAGATCAATATTGAAATATCGGAGGAGATGGCGGAAGGTGTTTACGTTAACCTCGCGGTGATCACGCATTCCCATGCGGAGTTTGTAGTGGATTTCGTGAACGTGATGCCGGGAACACCTAAGAGTAAAGTGAAATCAAGAATCATTCTCACGCCGCAACACGCCAAGCGGTTAATGAAAGCGCTAACCGATAATGTAAAGCGTTTCGAAACGGTGAACGGTCCCATCCAGGACCTCGAAGAAGTGCAGATGCCCATTAATTTTGGCGGCGGACCTTTTCCCGAGGCTTGA
- the pth gene encoding aminoacyl-tRNA hydrolase, translating to MEKFLIAGLGNIGQEYAHTRHNIGFDIAEALVRKHNAFFQTERLAEVAGISLKGRKLVVIRPTTYMNLSGKAVKYWMDKEKIEVNKLLVLVDDLALPLSKIRLRGSGSPGGQNGLKDISATLATDNYAKLRFGIGNDYPKGKQADFVLSKWKAQEIPVVEQKINRCVELVEDFVFQGLEKTMNLYNNLVFEL from the coding sequence ATGGAAAAATTTCTCATCGCCGGTTTAGGGAATATCGGTCAGGAGTATGCGCACACCCGCCACAATATCGGTTTTGATATCGCGGAGGCGCTTGTGCGCAAACACAATGCTTTCTTTCAAACGGAACGCCTGGCCGAAGTAGCCGGTATTTCATTGAAAGGCAGGAAACTCGTGGTGATCAGGCCCACCACTTACATGAACCTGAGTGGAAAGGCCGTGAAATACTGGATGGACAAGGAAAAGATTGAAGTAAATAAGTTGCTGGTACTGGTAGATGACCTGGCGCTGCCACTATCTAAGATCAGGTTGAGGGGCAGCGGAAGCCCCGGTGGGCAGAACGGTTTGAAAGACATCAGCGCCACCCTGGCAACGGACAACTACGCGAAACTCCGGTTCGGTATCGGGAACGATTATCCTAAGGGAAAGCAGGCTGATTTTGTATTGAGCAAATGGAAAGCGCAGGAAATACCCGTTGTGGAGCAGAAAATCAACCGCTGCGTGGAACTCGTGGAGGATTTTGTCTTCCAGGGGCTGGAAAAAACCATGAATTTGTATAATAATCTTGTATTTGAATTATGA
- a CDS encoding fumarylacetoacetate hydrolase family protein: MKIFCVGRNYVAHAKELGNEIPDDPIIFMKPKSALLQAHTPFYYPEFTNELHYECELVLRVSKNGKYIQERFANKYYDAVSVGIDFTARDIQQTCKEKGLPWEIAKSWDNSAVIGKWVPVANLKNKKDINFCLYKNKELVQQGSSAMMMHNFDKIVAYISNFFSVNIGDLIFTGTPAGVGECVVGDELEGFMEDESMFELEVK; the protein is encoded by the coding sequence ATGAAGATATTCTGCGTAGGAAGAAATTATGTGGCTCATGCAAAAGAATTAGGCAATGAGATACCTGACGATCCGATCATTTTTATGAAACCCAAAAGTGCCCTCCTGCAGGCGCACACACCGTTCTATTACCCGGAATTCACGAATGAACTGCATTACGAGTGTGAACTGGTGCTCAGGGTATCCAAGAATGGAAAGTACATCCAGGAAAGATTCGCCAATAAATATTATGACGCGGTAAGCGTTGGGATTGATTTCACCGCAAGGGATATCCAGCAAACCTGCAAGGAGAAAGGATTGCCCTGGGAAATCGCCAAGTCGTGGGATAACTCCGCCGTAATCGGCAAATGGGTACCCGTGGCGAACCTGAAGAATAAGAAGGACATCAATTTCTGTTTGTATAAGAACAAAGAACTCGTGCAGCAAGGTAGCTCCGCTATGATGATGCACAACTTCGATAAGATCGTCGCTTATATTTCAAACTTCTTTTCCGTAAACATCGGCGACCTCATCTTTACCGGTACCCCGGCAGGTGTGGGAGAATGTGTGGTGGGCGACGAACTGGAAGGATTCATGGAAGATGAAAGCATGTTCGAACTGGAAGTAAAATAA
- a CDS encoding 50S ribosomal protein L25 → MNTITIEGQLRTEFGKKATRQYRSEGLVPAVIYGGAEEVSLVAPTPAFKKLVYTPDFQIAEIKAGGKTYRCIMKDLQFDKITDELIHVDFLELVEDKKVIATLPLKYTGSSVGVKAGGRLVTKMKSLKVKALPKDLVESIEVDVTDLDLNGNIRVEDVKAPGMEILNSPRIPIASVVMTRQLKQEEAAAGKK, encoded by the coding sequence ATGAACACAATTACAATCGAAGGACAACTCAGGACCGAGTTTGGCAAAAAAGCCACCCGCCAATACCGCTCTGAGGGACTCGTGCCTGCTGTAATTTACGGGGGTGCAGAAGAAGTGAGCCTTGTTGCTCCTACGCCTGCTTTCAAAAAACTCGTTTATACACCGGATTTCCAAATCGCTGAAATTAAAGCGGGTGGAAAAACTTACAGGTGCATCATGAAAGACCTGCAGTTCGACAAAATCACCGACGAACTGATCCACGTTGATTTCCTGGAACTGGTAGAAGATAAGAAAGTGATCGCTACCCTGCCCCTGAAATACACCGGTTCTTCCGTAGGTGTGAAGGCTGGTGGCCGTCTCGTTACAAAAATGAAGTCCCTGAAAGTGAAGGCTCTTCCCAAAGACCTGGTGGAAAGCATCGAAGTGGACGTTACAGACCTCGATCTGAACGGTAACATCCGCGTGGAAGATGTGAAAGCGCCTGGTATGGAAATCCTGAACTCTCCCCGTATTCCCATCGCTTCCGTGGTAATGACCCGTCAGTTGAAGCAGGAAGAAGCAGCGGCAGGAAAGAAATAA
- the radC gene encoding DNA repair protein RadC → MKTLASKEVLKGYLWAKGGSMKEEVVEKEPEMVKKKPISEWAEDDKPREKLVSKGPSALSDSELLAVLLRCGTKEKSAIELSREILDTSNRELAQLSKKSVSQLMRIKGVGKAKAAMILAALEFSRRKEASPPVDLPMLNASMGVVKYLRAQLKDKQHEVFGVIYLNQANRVKGFEIISLGGIASTVADTRIILRKALEADAVAMILYHNHPSGSLRPSGADKELTFRIREAASYHDIRLIDHIIVSERGYYSFVEHGAL, encoded by the coding sequence GTGAAAACACTGGCTAGCAAAGAGGTGCTGAAAGGATACCTTTGGGCAAAAGGAGGAAGCATGAAAGAAGAGGTGGTGGAAAAGGAACCTGAAATGGTAAAAAAGAAGCCTATCAGTGAGTGGGCGGAAGATGATAAACCCCGTGAAAAGCTGGTCAGCAAAGGGCCTTCGGCGCTGAGTGATTCCGAGTTGCTGGCGGTGTTGTTGCGGTGCGGCACGAAAGAAAAATCAGCGATTGAATTGTCGAGGGAAATATTGGATACCAGCAATAGGGAACTGGCGCAGTTGTCAAAAAAAAGTGTTTCGCAGCTGATGCGCATAAAGGGGGTAGGCAAAGCCAAAGCCGCTATGATCCTGGCAGCGCTGGAGTTCAGCCGCAGGAAGGAAGCCTCCCCTCCTGTTGACCTGCCAATGCTGAACGCGAGTATGGGTGTGGTAAAGTACCTCAGGGCACAGCTAAAAGACAAGCAGCACGAGGTATTCGGCGTGATCTACCTGAACCAGGCGAACAGGGTGAAGGGTTTCGAAATCATCAGCCTGGGCGGCATCGCGTCTACCGTGGCAGATACGAGGATCATCCTCCGGAAAGCGTTGGAAGCGGACGCTGTGGCCATGATTCTCTACCACAACCACCCGTCCGGAAGCCTGCGTCCCAGCGGGGCCGATAAAGAGCTCACCTTCAGGATCAGGGAAGCGGCGAGCTACCACGACATCAGGCTGATCGACCACATCATCGTGAGCGAGCGGGGATATTACAGTTTTGTTGAGCACGGGGCACTTTAG
- a CDS encoding thiamine pyrophosphate-dependent enzyme, giving the protein MNVLHAYRLMATAHAMAAIYEANRSVCRYVHSTSRGHEAIQLATAFQLLPQDFVSPYYRDESLLLGMGFRPYELMLQLLAKADDPFSGGRCYYAHPSSNDASRPSMIHQSSATGMQVIPSTGVAQGLKFLEQHLHKYEGWAEKPIVVCSLGDSSVTEGEVSEAFQFAAFHQLPVIYLVQDNGWGISVRGEESRSMNAWEYAAGFKGLERREVDGSDFIGSFEVMRDVVAQVREKRTPVLVRATCPLLGHHTSGVRREFYRSAEDLQQHALTDPFILLEQQLLEQGETPDTLAQIRREAEELVAHDFELAKAAPEPDPSKVQEHVFAPAAIREESGNRNEQAQEKIPMVDAALFAIREIMDAEPESLLYGQDVGRRLGGVFREAATLAELFGDHRVFNTAIQEAYIIGSTAGLSAVGLKPIVEVQFGDYIYPAINQLVCEIAKSCYLTNGKYPVQTLIRVPVGAYGGGGPYHSGSVETTLLSIKGIKVVYPSNAADMKGLMKAAFYEPNPVVMLEHKGLYWSKVPGTEAARTPEPAPDYVVPLGKGRVACRAHEDKVQEGRSCCVITYGMGVHWAMEAAKQLEGAVEVIDLRTLYPLDEQLVYDTVRRHGKCLVLTEEQQLNSFAEALAGRISLNCFKNLDAPVQVLGALNLPAVPMNVALEAAMLPDAGKVLALLRTLLSD; this is encoded by the coding sequence ATGAATGTATTGCACGCCTATCGCCTCATGGCCACCGCTCACGCGATGGCCGCTATTTACGAGGCCAATCGTTCCGTTTGTCGTTATGTTCATTCTACCTCAAGAGGGCATGAAGCCATTCAACTGGCCACCGCGTTTCAATTGCTGCCGCAGGACTTTGTGAGCCCGTATTACAGGGATGAGTCACTGCTGCTCGGCATGGGCTTCCGTCCTTATGAGCTTATGCTGCAACTGCTCGCGAAAGCGGACGATCCATTCAGTGGCGGGAGGTGCTACTATGCGCATCCCAGCAGCAATGATGCTTCCAGGCCCTCCATGATCCACCAGAGCAGCGCCACGGGTATGCAGGTGATCCCGTCTACCGGTGTGGCACAGGGGCTGAAGTTCCTGGAACAGCATCTTCATAAATATGAAGGATGGGCTGAAAAGCCAATCGTGGTATGTTCCCTTGGCGACAGCAGCGTTACGGAAGGAGAAGTGAGTGAGGCTTTCCAGTTCGCGGCGTTTCACCAGCTTCCGGTCATCTACCTGGTGCAGGACAATGGATGGGGCATTAGTGTCAGGGGAGAAGAATCCAGGTCAATGAACGCTTGGGAATATGCCGCCGGCTTTAAAGGACTGGAACGAAGAGAAGTGGACGGCAGTGATTTTATAGGTTCCTTTGAAGTGATGCGGGATGTGGTGGCACAGGTGCGGGAAAAAAGAACGCCTGTTCTTGTAAGGGCTACCTGTCCGTTGCTGGGACATCATACCAGCGGCGTCAGAAGAGAATTCTATCGGTCCGCGGAAGACCTACAACAACATGCTTTAACGGATCCTTTCATCTTACTTGAACAACAATTGCTGGAACAGGGTGAAACGCCCGATACGTTAGCGCAGATCAGGAGGGAAGCTGAAGAATTGGTGGCGCATGATTTTGAGTTGGCCAAAGCGGCCCCGGAACCCGATCCTTCCAAAGTGCAGGAGCACGTGTTTGCGCCCGCGGCCATCAGAGAAGAGTCGGGTAACAGGAATGAACAAGCGCAGGAAAAGATACCCATGGTGGATGCCGCGCTTTTCGCGATAAGGGAAATCATGGATGCGGAGCCGGAAAGCCTGTTGTATGGCCAGGATGTGGGGCGAAGACTGGGTGGTGTTTTTCGCGAAGCGGCCACACTTGCTGAGTTGTTCGGCGATCACCGGGTCTTTAATACCGCCATTCAGGAAGCATATATCATCGGCTCAACGGCCGGACTCTCAGCAGTTGGCTTAAAGCCCATCGTGGAGGTGCAGTTCGGCGATTATATTTATCCCGCCATCAACCAGCTCGTTTGTGAGATTGCCAAGTCGTGTTACCTCACCAACGGCAAATATCCCGTTCAAACACTGATACGTGTGCCCGTTGGGGCTTACGGCGGCGGAGGTCCTTACCACAGTGGCTCGGTGGAAACCACGCTGCTTTCTATTAAAGGGATCAAAGTGGTTTACCCTTCCAATGCCGCGGATATGAAAGGTTTGATGAAAGCGGCTTTTTACGAACCCAACCCCGTGGTCATGTTGGAGCACAAGGGATTGTACTGGAGTAAAGTGCCTGGAACCGAAGCGGCTCGCACCCCTGAACCGGCTCCGGATTATGTGGTTCCGCTCGGCAAAGGAAGGGTGGCTTGCAGGGCCCATGAAGACAAAGTACAGGAAGGGCGTTCATGTTGCGTGATCACTTATGGCATGGGGGTGCATTGGGCGATGGAGGCCGCGAAACAATTAGAGGGAGCAGTGGAAGTGATTGATCTCCGGACCTTGTACCCGCTGGATGAACAACTGGTGTACGATACGGTGCGTCGCCACGGGAAATGCCTGGTACTTACCGAAGAACAACAACTCAACTCATTCGCGGAGGCGCTGGCAGGTAGAATAAGTCTGAACTGTTTTAAAAACCTGGATGCGCCGGTACAGGTGCTGGGGGCGTTGAACCTGCCCGCGGTACCCATGAACGTGGCGCTGGAAGCAGCGATGCTGCCGGATGCGGGAAAGGTGCTTGCCCTTTTAAGGACACTGTTAAGTGATTGA